In the Acidobacteriota bacterium genome, CCTGATCGACGACGGGATGAACATCAACGTGCGCCTCTGTAAAGGGATATATAACGAGGCAAGGACCATCGCTTACAATGACAAAGAGATCATCAATCGGAATTTTGCTCTCCTGCTGCGGGAACTCTTCCAACGGGGGGGATATGTCGCGATCGCTACGCATGACGAGAAACTCGTCTGGGAGGCGTTCATGCTGATCGATGAATTCAAGTTGAAGCCGGAGCAGTACGAGTTTCAGATGCTCCTCGGGGTTGATGCTGAGCTTCGCCGCATCATACGCGATTCGGGTCACCGGCTGCGAGTCTATGTCCCTTACGGAAGCCAGTGGTATGCCTATTCTGCCCGCCGCCTGAAGGAGAATCCGCAGATAGCCCGCTACGTCTTGAACAACCTGCTCAAGGGTTCATAGAGTCTGTTTTAAAGAATTTGCCCATAAAGAGAAGCTTCACTGACCTGTACGGACAGGGTCATTCGGCTTCAAACTGGTACTCGCCTGGTTTAAGGTGATTGTTGACTTTGATCGATATCCTGACCTTTGAGTGCTTCTCGATGAGGCCAAGCTCTCTTCTCTTGGCGTTGAGAAGATAGAGGGCGATCTCCTCTGGCAGTTGGATGGTTATGCTCTCCGGGCTCTTGCCTATCAGATAGGACTGGATCCTGCTCAACGCGGAAAGGGTGGCCGATTCCACCGTCTTGACCATTCCTCCGCCACCGCAGGCGATGCAGGTCCTGTATCTTGCCGATGATTTGGCCGCCTTCATCCTCTGGCGGGAGATCTCGACAATCCCGAATTTGGACATTCTCGTCATGTCGAACCGTGCCTTATCTTTCTTCAGGGCATCTCTCAGCTTCTTCTCGACCAGCCTGATGTTCTGCTGGGACTTCATATCGATGAAGTCGATGACAATGGGACCTCCTATGTCTCTGAGCCTGAGCTGCTTGGCGATCTCTTCAGCCGCTTCAAGGTTACTCTGGAAGGCAGTCTCCTCCAGGCTGTTTACCTTCTCCAGTCTTCCTGAATTGACGTCGATGGCTGTCAGAGCTTCAGCACTGTCAATGACTATGTATCCGCCGGATCTGAGCTCTACCCTCCGGCGGAAGATGGCCTCGATCTGTTCCTCCATGTTGTACTTCATGAAGAGGGGGGTGTCTCCCGTGTAGCGCTTTAGAATTTTCTCTTTTTCAGGCATGACTGCCCGGAAGAATCTCTGGATGTCATGGAAAACCTGTTCGTCATCGACGATGACTTCGGAGATGTCCGGCATGAAGTAGTCTCTGATGGTTCTTATGACGATGTCCCTCTCCTTGAAGATGAGAGAGGGCACTGTCGATTCTCTCGCCGCCCGTTCTATGTGTCTCCAGAGCATGGAAAGGTAGCGAAAATCCTTCAGAAGCTCCCCCCGGCTCTGGTCCATCCCTGCCGTCCGGACGATGATGCCGAATCCAGCAGGAGCATTTAGCTCGGCGACCATCTTCTTCAGTTTTTCCCTCTGTTCGAAGTTCTCGATCTTTCTGGAAATGGCTTCCGTCTCGACATACGGGGTGAGGACGAGATACCGTCCTGCAAGCGAGTAGAAGGTGCTCAGCGTGGGGGGCTTTTCCCCGAACCCCTCTCTCGAAACCTGGACTACGACCTCCTCTCCTCTCCTGAAAATGTCCGATATGCGCAACCGTCTCGATTTTCTCCGGATCTCAGGCTGGAAAGGAGGCTTGTTCTTGAAGTTTACCTCATCGAGGGGAAGAAAAGCTGGTTTCTCAAGACCTATATCGACGAAGGCAGCCTGGATGGAGGGACTGAGGTTGGCAACCCGCCCTTTATAAATATTCCCCTTGAGCTGCTTCTCACCGATTGTTTCTATCTCGAAGAGCTCCAGGGAGCCGTCCTGGACGACGGCAATTCTGCTCTCTTCGATCTGCGAGGCGTTGATCAGCATGACCTTAGTCATTTTTTCCACTCAATAATTTCACGGAAATTATATCAGAGTTTTATACTATAATGGTTTATATTCTGCGGCCAGAACAGA is a window encoding:
- a CDS encoding Rne/Rng family ribonuclease, whose amino-acid sequence is MTKVMLINASQIEESRIAVVQDGSLELFEIETIGEKQLKGNIYKGRVANLSPSIQAAFVDIGLEKPAFLPLDEVNFKNKPPFQPEIRRKSRRLRISDIFRRGEEVVVQVSREGFGEKPPTLSTFYSLAGRYLVLTPYVETEAISRKIENFEQREKLKKMVAELNAPAGFGIIVRTAGMDQSRGELLKDFRYLSMLWRHIERAARESTVPSLIFKERDIVIRTIRDYFMPDISEVIVDDEQVFHDIQRFFRAVMPEKEKILKRYTGDTPLFMKYNMEEQIEAIFRRRVELRSGGYIVIDSAEALTAIDVNSGRLEKVNSLEETAFQSNLEAAEEIAKQLRLRDIGGPIVIDFIDMKSQQNIRLVEKKLRDALKKDKARFDMTRMSKFGIVEISRQRMKAAKSSARYRTCIACGGGGMVKTVESATLSALSRIQSYLIGKSPESITIQLPEEIALYLLNAKRRELGLIEKHSKVRISIKVNNHLKPGEYQFEAE